From a single Lolium rigidum isolate FL_2022 chromosome 7, APGP_CSIRO_Lrig_0.1, whole genome shotgun sequence genomic region:
- the LOC124669434 gene encoding cytochrome b6-f complex iron-sulfur subunit, chloroplastic has protein sequence MWFSEPARCASTNHLLRSPKRTYNPCLICKPVDTGSASSLDRRLRTAAAAMASTALSTASNPTQLCRSRASPCKPVKGLGIGRERVPRNITCMAGSISADRVPDMSKRETMNLLLLGAISLPTFGMLVPYGSFLVPAGSGSNAGGVVAKDKLGNDIRVEDWLKTHGPNDRTLAQGLKGDPTYLVVESDKTLATYGVNAVCTHLGCVVPWNAAENKFLCPCHGSQYNNQGKVVRGPAPLSLALVHADVDDGKVVFVPWTETDFRTGENPWWK, from the exons ATGTGGTTCTCGGAGCCGGCTCGCTGCGCATCAACCAATCACCTTCTCCGCTCCCCCAAAAGGACATATAACCCGTGCCTCATCTGCAAGCCTGTGGACACAGGCAGTGCTAGCTCGCTCGATCGCCGTCTCCGCACTGCAGCAGCTGCCATGGCGTCCACCGCGCTCTCCACCGCCTCCAACCCCACCCAG CTCTGCCGGTCCAGAGCTTCGCCGTGCAAGCCCGTCAAGGGCCTGGGCATCGGCCGGGAGCGCGTCCCGAGGAACATCACATGCATGGCCGGCAGCATCTCCGCCGACCGCGTGCCGGACATGAGCAAGAGGGAGACGATGAACCTCCTCCTGCTCGGCGCCATCTCGCTCCCCACCTTCGGCATGCTCGTCCCCTACGGCTCCTTCCTCGTCCCAGCTGG CTCAGGAAGCAACGCCGGAGGTGTTGTTGCCAAGGACAAGCTCGGCAACGACATCCGCGTCGAGGACTGGCTCAAAACGCACGGCCCCAATGACCGCACACTCGCCCAGGGACTCAAG GGTGATCCTACCTACCTTGTCGTGGAGTCTGACAAGACCCTCGCCACCTACGGTGTCAACGCCGTCTGCACGCATCTTGGTTGTGTCGTGCCGTGGAACGCCGCCGAGAACAAGTTCCTCTGcccttgccacggttcccagtacAACAACCAGGGCAAGGTCGTCCGTGGACCTGCACCCCTG TCGCTGGCCCTGGTTCACGCCGACGTCGACGATGGCAAGGTCGTCTTCGTGCCGTGGACCGAGACCGACTTCAGGACCGGCGAGAACCCATGGTGGAAGTAA
- the LOC124669158 gene encoding uncharacterized protein LOC124669158, producing the protein MTSSSSSHHLDASSASSTPRAGARSTASSCSNGNGNGNHHHHHPPPHAPSSRAQPPPQPHGGPCVRIMCSFGGRILPRPGDHRLRYVGGETRIVSVPRTASHAVLTAALARLAPALFAPGGPGPTLRYQLPEEDIDSLVSVSSDDDVDNLMCELDRVHGLAAADVKPPRLRLFLFASSPDHASAGAFGSVLSGTGDASIDQWFLDQLNAPAPSSLDRTRSDASSILSENTDYLTGIDAASASDDPNPAPPAAEQTKPDTETPHGDDDHDKPAPVLGAPLAPHFAETAPWPAPPPQYMQQPMYYYPPARPVHYVDAAGRQGSYMPGPVYHHVVAGGGNQDLYASGAVYGVPHPVQPYRQVIYRPPLAAADDYPAPAEGKPTEGASHSS; encoded by the coding sequence ATGACGTCATCCTCGTCGTCGCACCACCTcgacgcctcctccgcctcctccaccccCCGCGCCGGTGCCCGCAGCACCGCCAGCAGCTGCAGCAACGGCAACGGCAacggcaaccaccaccaccaccacccgcctCCTCACGCCCCTTCCTCGCGGGcccagccgccgccgcagccgcacgGGGGTCCATGCGTGCGCATCATGTGCAGCTTCGGCGGCCGCATCCTGCCGCGCCCGGGCGACCACCGCCTCCGCTACGTCGGCGGCGAGACCCGCATCGTCTCCGTCCCGCGcaccgcctcccacgccgtcctcaccgccgcgCTCGCCAGGCTCGCCCCCGCGCTCTTCGCGCCCGGCGGGCCCGGGCCCACGCTCAGGTACCAGCTGCCCGAGGAGGACATCGACTCGCTCGTCTCcgtctcctccgacgacgacgtcGACAACCTCATGTGCGAGCTCGACCGCGTCcacggcctcgccgccgccgacgtcaagccGCCCCGCCTGCGCCTCTTCCTCTTCGCCTCCTCGCCCGACCACGCCTCCGCGGGCGCCTTCGGCTCCGTGCTCTCCGGCACCGGCGACGCCTCCATCGACCAGTGGTTCCTCGACCAGCTCAACGCCCCGGCGCCGAGCTCGCTCGACCGCACCCGATCCGACGCCTCCTCGATCCTCTCGGAGAACACGGACTACCTCACCGGCATcgacgccgcctccgcctccgacgACCCAAACCCTGCCCCACCTGCGGCCGAGCAGACCAAGCCTGACACCGAGACACCGCATGGCGACGACGACCACGACAAGCCGGCTCCCGTGCTGGGCGCGCCCCTGGCCCCGCACTTCGCCGAGACCGCCCCGTGGCCCGCACCGCCGCCGCAGTACATGCAGCAGCCCATGTACTACTACCCGCCCGCGCGCCCGGTCCACTACGTCGACGCGGCCGGGCGGCAGGGCAGCTACATGCCGGGGCCCGTTTACCACCACGTGGTCGCCGGGGGAGGAAACCAGGATCTCTACGCGTCTGGTGCCGTGTACGGCGTGCCGCACCCCGTGCAGCCATACCGTCAGGTGATCTACAGGCCGCCGCTGGCCGCCGCGGACGACTATCCGGCGCCGGCGGAGGGGAAGCCGACGGAAGGTGCGTCTCACTCCTCCTAG
- the LOC124678690 gene encoding equilibrative nucleotide transporter 3-like, with amino-acid sequence MGLEVAGAGAPEVQSKFWGIVVCFFLGNGSLFAWNSMLTIEDYYVTLFPKYHPTRVLTLVYQPFAFGLTCIFTYYEAKLNTRRRNLAGFALFFLSSLALIILDIGTKGRGGIPPYIGICIISALFGTSDALVQGGIVGDISLMCPEFIQSFLAGLAASGVLTSALRLITKAAFEDSQNGLRNGAMLFFSVTCLFELLCFLLYAYIFPKLPIVKYYRAKAASEGSMTVGSDLAAAGVKTEQDRQVEEDPQKHERLSTKQLLMQNIDYAVDIYLIYVLTLSIFPGFLSEDTGAHSLGTWYALTLISMYNVLDLIGRYVPLIKCMKITNRKVLMGAILARFLFIPAFYFTAKYGDQGYMIFLTSLLGLTNGYLTVCVLAEAPNGYKGPEQNALGNVLVVCLLAGIFSGVVLDWMWLIGKGW; translated from the exons ATGGGCCTCGAGGTAGCAGGTGCGGGGGCACCTGAAGTTCAG AGCAAGTTCTGGGGTATTGTGGTCTGCTTTTTCTTGGGAAATGGAAGCCTTTTTGCGTGGAACAGTATGCTTACGATCGAAGATTACTATGTCACTCTCTTCCCG AAATACCATCCAACAAGAGTTCTTACACTAGTTTACCAGCCTTTTGCCTTTGGGCTCACCTGCATCTTTACATACTATGAAGCAAAACTCAACACGAGGCGGAGAAATCTTGCTGGATTTGCACTTTTCTTCCTTAGTTCTTTGGCGTTAATAATC CTGGACATTGGTACGAAAGGACGCGGTGGAATTCCCCCATACATTGGAATATGCATTATCAGTGCCCTTTTCGGGACATCGGATGCCCTCGTTCAAGGTGGAATTGTTGGCGACATTTCCTTGATGTGCCCAGAGTTCATTCAG TCCTTCTTGGCAGGCCTGGCTGCATCAGGAGTTCTAACATCAGCTTTGAGATTAATCACAAAGGCAGCGTTTGAGGACTCACAAAATGGTCTTCGAAATGGAGCCA TGCTATTCTTCTCGGTAACATGCCTCTTCGAGCTACTTTGCTTCCTTCTATACGCATATATCTTTCCCAAATTACCCATCGTGAAGTACTACCGCGCAAAGGCAGCCTCTGAAGGTAGCATGACTGTTGGCAGCGACCTTGCTGCTGCAGGAGTCAAAACTGAGCAAGACAGACAG GTTGAGGAGGACCCCCAAAAGCACGAACGTCTCAGCACCAAACAGCTGCTGATGCAGAACATAGACTATGCGGTTGACATTTACCTCATATACGTCTTGACCCTATCAATCTTCCCTGGATTTCTATCCGAAGACACAGGAGCACACAGTCTGGGAACATG GTATGCGCTTACGCTGATCTCGATGTACAACGTGTTAGATCTGATCGGTAGGTACGTGCCGCTGATCAAGTGCATGAAGATAACTAACCGGAAGGTCCTGATGGGGGCAATCCTGGCGCGGTTCCTGTTCATCCCGGCATTCTACTTCACGGCCAAGTACGGCGATCAAGGGTACATGATCTTCCTGACATCCTTACTGGGCCTGACCAACGGCTACCTCACCGTGTGCGTCCTCGCCGAGGCGCCCAACGGGTACAAG GGGCCGGAGCAGAACGCTCTGGGCAACGTGCTCGTGGTGTGCCTCCTCGCCGGCATATTCTCCGGTGTCGTGCTCGACTGGATGTGGTTGATAGGCAAGGGCTGGTAG